Genomic DNA from Thermodesulfovibrionales bacterium:
AAGGCTTCATCCACGGAAGTAAGGGTCGATTCTTGGAGATCCGCGGGCGGTACTCGTGAATCCGCGGAAGGACAGTCTGAAGACGGCCGTGTTCTTCCCCGTTGCTGTCATCGCCCTCGTAGCATTCGGTGTCTATTTCGATGCTCTTTCGAGCGGCTTCATCCTTGACGATTATGCACAGGTCTTGAAGAACCCCGTTATACGGGACTTAAGGAATATCCCTGAAGTATTTCTGAGAAGCGCCTGGACATTTGAGGGAGCTCCGCCGACCTCTAACTATTATCGGCCGATGCTGAATCTCCTCTATATGGTTATTTACCGTATCTTCGGAATCGAGGCATGGGGGTTTCATTTCGTGAGCGTGCTCTTCCATATCGGCGTTTCCATACTGGTATTCGTCATCGCATCAGGACTATTCGGTGCGTATATGACGCGGAGGGCCGGAGAAGCCAGCCCTCCGGCCCGGCGGTTCGTCCATTGGGATACGGCGTGGCTTCTTACACCTCCCTTTATCGCTGCCCTGTTATTCGCGGTACATCCCATTCATACTGAGGCGGTGACTTGGATAGCGGGTCTGTCCGACGTCTCCATGGCCTTTTTCTATCTGCTCTCTTTTCATCTGTACGTGAGATCTCGGGGAAACTATACCATGAGCTACGTGGTGTCGGTGTTGTCGTTTCTATTCGCCGTCCTCTGCAAAGAGCCCGGTCTCACGTTGCCGGGAATTCTGATAGCCTACGACTATCTCTTTGAAAAGCGGACGTTCTGGTCTTTGCATACGGCGGCACGGTATGCGGCATATCTTCTCGTCGTGTGCTGTTATGTGATCGTGCGATTCCATGTCCTGGGGGGACTGGTGCCCCTGAAGAGGCTCGGGGGGTTGAGCGCGTCTCAGTATGCGATGAATGTCTTCCCTGTTCTTAGCCGGTACCTGCATCAGCTGATCCTCCCCGTGAATCTCAATTTTTGGCCCGTCTATAATCCGATCACCTCTCTTCTCACGACGGAGGGTATGGCATCCCTCTTCTTTGTTTTGATCATCGCCGTCAGTCTGGTTATCGCGTTAAAGAAAAACAATCTTGTCTTCCTCTCCCTGCTGCTCATCCTGGTGCCCCTCGTACCGGCACTATACGTCAAGGGGATTGCCGGTAAGCTGTACTCCGAGAGATACCTCTATCTCCCTTCTTTCGGGTTTGTAATGCTCATCGCCTTCTTCTTTGTGCCGAGCAGATTCTCGCATCCCGAAGTGAAGAGGGGACTGCTCGTCGTCATCGCCCTCCTGCTGGGAGTCTATGCCATGGGAACCATCAGCAGAAACACGGTATGGAGGGACGAGCAATCCCTTTTCCGGGACACGGTGCAGAAGTCCCCGAACAGCGTTGTGCCCCGATTTGAGTTGGGGAATGCCCTATTGATGGAGGGACGGTGGGATGAGGCGATAGAGCAGTACCGCACAGCGGCGCGACTGGAGCCGAACCTTTA
This window encodes:
- a CDS encoding tetratricopeptide repeat protein; this encodes MNPRKDSLKTAVFFPVAVIALVAFGVYFDALSSGFILDDYAQVLKNPVIRDLRNIPEVFLRSAWTFEGAPPTSNYYRPMLNLLYMVIYRIFGIEAWGFHFVSVLFHIGVSILVFVIASGLFGAYMTRRAGEASPPARRFVHWDTAWLLTPPFIAALLFAVHPIHTEAVTWIAGLSDVSMAFFYLLSFHLYVRSRGNYTMSYVVSVLSFLFAVLCKEPGLTLPGILIAYDYLFEKRTFWSLHTAARYAAYLLVVCCYVIVRFHVLGGLVPLKRLGGLSASQYAMNVFPVLSRYLHQLILPVNLNFWPVYNPITSLLTTEGMASLFFVLIIAVSLVIALKKNNLVFLSLLLILVPLVPALYVKGIAGKLYSERYLYLPSFGFVMLIAFFFVPSRFSHPEVKRGLLVVIALLLGVYAMGTISRNTVWRDEQSLFRDTVQKSPNSVVPRFELGNALLMEGRWDEAIEQYRTAARLEPNLYVIHHHLGLALAAENRLFEAVEQYQGALLLNPDRAQIHEDLGRALAEAGFKDLAIGEFKTVLALQPSAAHYDLLGVAYAQRGQMKEAVSQFRMASYLAPANARYARDLAEASERERSAPGRRGDELTHRWEYEDRILAGVEIFSFVW